Proteins encoded together in one Lepisosteus oculatus isolate fLepOcu1 chromosome 2, fLepOcu1.hap2, whole genome shotgun sequence window:
- the ginm1 gene encoding glycoprotein integral membrane protein 1 produces MERMRALLGGYSMLFLLVLLTDAAPRQLDKENISINVTTVGDTQETKDLQINFNISVVGDQFYVNDVPVRLSGVTRLSCQALLLENGNRSSSGVYVMAVVRVLVRQWPLESDPVVELLVFNEEVIEVEGRQVQQPNMYEVNILMNKNFQRLKQSSYSFPMMESMLFSIPRDNDIVVTDPSFPEEVSAVDRDPLQTTSHYPLKQAETTVEETAAPGKLPETPLRMDAGSVYDEETTAEEEGLPDKLLPETPLRSESLSSYNAMCQWVEKLRDRLRHFWSESLPLFFLVMWVVVVGVVGSAVIVKILDFLFPSCEHKGIFRLDPVTLMPEEEKHSLLEHMEETKTPEELKNP; encoded by the exons ATGGAGAGGATGCGGGCGCTGCTCGGGGGATACAGTATGCTGTTCCTGCTGGTGCTCTTGACAGATGCGGCACCGAGGCAGCTGGACAAG GAGAATATATCGATCAATGTGACAACAGTGGGTGACACACAGGAGACAAAGGACTTGCAG ATTAACTTTAACATCTCAGTCGTTGGAGATCAGTTCTACGTGAATGACGTTCCTGTCAGACTGTCAGGGGTCACAAGACTGAGCTGCCAGGCGTTGCTTT TGGAAAATGGCAATCGGAGCAGCTCTGGTGTCTACGTGATGGCTGTGGTACGCGTGTTAGTGCGCCAGTGGCCTCTGGAGAGCGATCCCGTGGTGGAGCTCCTTGTCTTCAATGAAGAAGTGATTGAGGTGGAAGGGAGACAG gtACAACAGCCAAACATGTATGAGGTGAATATATTGATGAACAAAAACTTTCAGAGACTGAAGCAATCGTCCTATTCCTTCCCTATGATGGAAAGCATGCTGTTCAGCATTCCGAGAGACAACGACATCGTCGTCACAGATCCCAGCTTCCCAGAAGAAG tttcggCGGTCGACCGTGACCCTCTCCAGACCACCAGCCACTATCCTTTAAAACAGGCCGAGACCACAGTGGAGGAGACGGCCGCCCCGGGCAAGCTGCCCGAAACCCCTCTCCGCATGGACGCCGGCTCCGTCTACGATGAGGAAACTACAGCCGAGGAAGAGGGGCTCCCTGACAAGTTACTCCCTGAGACCCCCCTGCGATCGGAATCGCTGTCTTCTTACAAC GCCATGTGCCAGTGGGTGGAGAAGCTGAGAGACAGACTTCGCCATTTCTGGAGCGAATCCCTCCCGCTGTTCTTCCTGGTGATGTGGGTTGTGGTGGTGGGAGTGGTGGGGTCGGCTGTGATCGTCAAGATCCTCGATTTCCTCTTCCCGTCCTGTGAGCACAA GGGGATTTTCAGACTTGATCCCGTCACACTGATGCCAGAAGAGGAAAAACATTCCCTTTTGGAACACATGGAGGAGACGAAAACACCAGAAGAGCTGAAGAATCCATGA